A genomic window from Nicotiana sylvestris chromosome 11, ASM39365v2, whole genome shotgun sequence includes:
- the LOC104225560 gene encoding uncharacterized protein, whose translation MEVSLLLLDGYLGYNQITIAPEDRGKMSFTCLYGIFAYRRMSFGLCNAPAIFQRCMLAIFIDMVEDIMEVFMDDFSVVGNSFDEYLKNLRRVLKRSYLIGSKVIVYTDHAALRYLIAKKESKPRLIHWVFLLQEFDLEIRDRKGTENQVVDHLSRLEEAEKKVEVENIMETFPDEKLLLVAMEETPWYVDIANYVV comes from the exons ATGGAGGTATCGCTTCTACTTTTGGATGGATATTTGGGGTACAATCAGATCACAATAGCCCCTGAGGATAGAGGAAAAATGTCATTCACTTGTCTGTATGGAATCTTTGCTTATCGGAGAATGtcgtttggcctatgcaatgcaccggCCATTTTCCAAAGGTGTATGCTAGCCATTTTCATTGATATGGTTGAAGATATTATGGaagtctttatggatgatttctcagtggtgggaaaTTCATTCGATGAATATCTTAAAAATTTGAGAAGGGTGTTAAAAAG GTCTTATTTGATAGGTTCAAAAGTGATTGTTTATACTGACCATGCAGCACTTAGGTACTTGATAGCaaagaaggagtcaaagccaCGCTTGATCCATTGGGTTTTTTTGCTACAAGAATTTGATTTAGAGATCCGTGATAGGAAAGGAACAGAGAACCAAGTGGTAGACCACCTTTCAAGGTTGGAGGAAGCTGAAAAGAAAGTGGAGGTTGAAAATATAATGGAGACATTCCCGGATGAAAAATTACTACTAGTGGCAATGGAGGAGACGCCTTGGTATGTTGATATTGCTAACTATGTGGTATAG